One Nicotiana sylvestris chromosome 12, ASM39365v2, whole genome shotgun sequence genomic window carries:
- the LOC138882737 gene encoding uncharacterized protein has translation MEIGECRSESENLENTIAGLETHWAKRTEERNRYLQQLKRDHKQTITNLKRKVATLEDRAFEQARTFEAENRRCYDLLAQMEVEIQQWQNQHLQDSRVLKARNDQIERLHIEKRQTRDKIKTIAHAIIRRCLQCEDMTRTTFFSAVMIYVKQTMYELEQLERDLASKPAARPNDAPRAPIFKVLIYL, from the coding sequence atggaaATTGGTGAGTGCCGGAGTGAGTCGGAGAATCTTGAGAATACCATAGCAGGACTCGAGACACACTGGGCAAAAAGAACAGAAGAGCGCAACCGGTACCTGCAGCAGTTGAAAAGAGACCACAAGCAAACCATTaccaatttgaagagaaaggtGGCCACTCTTGAGGACAGAGCGTTTGAGCAAGCCCGAACCTTTGAAGCTGAAAATAGACGTTGCTATGATTTACTGGcccaaatggaagtagaaattcagcagtggcagAATCAACatctccaggattctcgggttttgaaggcccgtaatgatcaaatagagcgcCTACACAtagaaaagaggcaaaccagggataagattaagaccattgcccatgccatcattaggAGGTGTCTACAATGCGAAGATATGACCCGTACTACCTTCTTCTcagcagtgatgatttatgtcaagcaaaccatgtatgagctggaacaacttgaaagggacctcgCGTCTAAGcctgcggcgaggccgaacgatgccccgcgggcgccaatttttaaggttttaatttatttatag
- the LOC138882736 gene encoding uncharacterized protein, translating into MVTTFLQAQESDYFQNMMSAMGKPFAEAIKIGEMVENGLKTGRILSQSAIRATSQAIQGGSGGIAKGKKREETFMASSVTRRNYTPGPFFSERTPQHYYPHQDLAYTPQPYSVMNTQPYVRPPQQANRSQAPPPRNQPPYRNHYNPQLPQNNFRPQEPPRRQTFTPIGEPYSTLFPKLVQMGFLQPVPQTRHNPASPAYKAGVRCAYHSGAEGHDTNDCWTLRRVVENLIEQGNIVLRDEEVPNVTNNPLPAHNNGSLIGMICEDKEFDPALKAIIAIVDAERKPKAAPKQEKGEKKTDTVKTELEKKAETKTEKMVPSKNEVLYIPRGRLEKPQRFEIKKAIPMYVSKGAYVVRGTIKPPWLNEPVVIGRVPLKPMTDPSTVPWNYQQTLVTYKGKEITGEFPENTSAGKYSDIREVNNATRKRFPPKKTVSAKEAEAFFQKMNMLDYEVVDQLRKYPEQVSMLSLLMRSAEHQKILLKTLNEAYMPAETSVKQLERMTERFFAVNKVSFSKNDLPPEGAAHNKALHLTVKCEDYYVKRVMLDGGSGVDICPLSTLQRMEIGTERIRPNNVCVRAFDGIKRDTLREIDLILTIGPVEFEVTFQVLDMDTSYNFLLGRPWIHAARAVPSILYQMVKFEYEDREIVVHGEDEQSIYRDPSIPYLEAREGSEHTVYQAFEVVLAEQYEEGKPCPQPFLSNASIMVAKEMIRHGFKPGEGLGKSLQGITKPITLPSTKKLFGIGFHPTPKDEDWAKKRKNEGWKLPRPFSHLYETFVRPKYIEEEDNEAFTAEEIEEICGAMREMLYETHMVQLGEGTSTAEVLYMGPNVKLQNWEATPFPVRQESG; encoded by the coding sequence atggtcactactttcctccaagctcaagaatcagattacttccaaaacatgatgtcggccatggggaAACCTTtcgcagaagcaattaagatcggagaaatggtagaaaatgggctaaaaacgggtcgaattctaagccaatctgctatcagagctacctcccaagccattcagggtgggtctggaggaatagcaaagggaaagaaaagggaagaaacgtTCATGGCATCGTCGGTAACAAGGAGAAACTATACTCCCGGACCCTTTTTCTCAGAGAGGACCCCGCAGCACTATTACCCTCACCAAGATCTGGCCTATACTCCTCAGCCATACTCGGTCATGAATACTCAACCTTATGTCCGGCCACCGCAACAAGCCAATCGgagccaagctccacctcccagaaatcagcctccttaccgaaaccactataatccacaactaccccaaaataatttccgtcctcaagaaccacccagaagacaaactttcacacccattggtgaaccgTATTCTACCTTATTCCCAAAActagtccagatgggtttcctgcaaccagtccctcagacaaggcacaatccagCATCACcggcttacaaagccggtgtcaggtgtgcttatcattcgggagcagaagggcatgataccaatgattgttggactttaagaagGGTGGTAGAGAACTTAATAGAACAGGGAAATATAGtattaagggacgaggaggtcccaaatgtgaccaacaatccgttgcccgctcacaataatgggtcgttaattgggatgatctgtgaggacaaggagtttgatcctgccctgaaagctataatcgccattgtcgatgcAGAGAGAAAGCCTAAAGCAGCCCCGAAgcaagagaaaggggaaaagaagactgATACTGTCAAGACTGAACTCGAAAAGAAGGCAGAGACAAAGACAGAAAAGATGGTGCCTTCGAAGAATGAGGTTCTCTATATTCCACGAGGTCGATTAGAGAAGCCACAGAGATTCGAAATAAAAAAGGCAATACCGATGTACGTatcgaaaggggcctatgtggtccgggggacgattaaaCCGCCttggctgaatgagccagtggttatcggacgcgtgccactgAAGCCAATGACAGACCCATCTACggtaccgtggaattatcaacaaacattggttacatacaaagggaaagaaatcactGGGgaatttccagaaaatacttcTGCTGGAAAATATTCAGACATTCGAGAAGTGAACAATGCCACACGGAAGCGCTTCCCACCCAAGAAGACTGTAAGCGCTAAAGAAGCAGAGGCTTTCTTCCAGAAGATGAATATGCTTGACTATGAAGTGGTGGATCAGTTGCGCAAATACCCTGAACAAGTGTCTATGCTATCTTTGCTAATGAGGTCCGCCGAACATCAGAAGATCCTGCTCAAAACCTTGAATGAAGCGTATATGCCGGCTGAGACTTCAGTTAAACAACTTGAGAGAATGACGGAAAGGTTCTTTGCAGTTAATAAAGTTTCTTTTAGCAAGAACGATTTGCCTCCggagggagcagctcacaacaaggctttacatctgacagtcaagtgtgaagactactacgtcaagcgagtaatgttggatgggggctcgggtgttgacatttgcccgctctccacactgcaaagaatggaaattgggactgaaaGGATTCGACCCAATAATGTTTGTGTAAGAGCTTTTGATGGtatcaagagggacaccctcagAGAAATAGACCTGATATTGACTATCGGGCCGGTGGAGTtcgaagtaaccttccaggtactggatatggacacatcttacaattttctcctcggaaggccttggattcatgctgcaagGGCTGTACCCTCCATTCTctaccaaatggtgaagtttgaatatgaagaccgggaaattgtggtccacggagaagacgaacaatCTATTTATCGGGatccatccatcccatatcttgaagcaaGGGAAGGGAGTGAGCACACAGTTTATCAGGCTTTTGAAGTTGTGCTGGCAGAGCAATATGAAGAAGGAAAACCTTGTCCCCAACCTTTCTTATCCAACGCTTCAATCATGgttgctaaagaaatgatccgacatggattcaAACCAGGAGAAGGACTTGGAAAATCGTTGCAAGGAATAACTAAACCTATCACTTTGCCTTCCACTAAGAAACTCTTTGGGATAGGCTTCCACCctactccaaaagatgaagattgggcgaagaagagaaaaaatgagGGATGGAAGTTGCCTCGACCATTTTCACATTTGTACGAAACTTTCGTCAGACCAAAGTACATTGAAGAAGAAGATAACGAGGCCTTCACGGCCGAAGAGATTgaagaaatatgtggggcaatgagagaaatgctttacgaaactcacatggttcaactgggagaaggcacaagcaccgctgaggtgctatacATGGGGCCAAATGTTAAGCTTCAAAATTGGGAGGCCACACCGTTCCCAGTTaggcaggagtccgggtag
- the LOC138882735 gene encoding uncharacterized protein, with amino-acid sequence MEKDYFSFARKCHQYQVHGDLIHAPLTELHPMSAPWPFVAWGMDVIGPIEPKASNGYRFIFVAIDYFTKWVETVTLKAVTKKVVVDFVHSNLICRFGYRTTVRTLVGATPYMLVYGTEAVIPAEVEIPSLRIIVEAEIEDNEWVKTRLEELTLIDEKRMVAVCHRQLYQQRMARAYNKKVRPRNFEVGQLVLRHILPHHQEAKGKFAPNWKGLYIIRKILPRGALYLGDIEGNDPDTAVNADAVKRYYV; translated from the exons ATGGAGAAAGACTATTTCAGTTTCGCCCGGAAATGTCATCAGTACCAagtacatggagatctgattcatgcacctctAACAGAGCTACATCCTATGTCGGCACCGTGGCCTTTTGTCGcctggggtatggacgtcattggtccaattgagccgAAAGCCTCAAATGGGTACAGATTCATATTTGTCgctattgattacttcacaaaatgggtcgaaaCTGTCACTCTCAAAGCAGtcactaagaaagtcgtggtggattttgtacattcaaatcttatctgtcgtttcg gatatcgcactacagtgcGCACATTAGTAGGCGCAACCCcatacatgttggtttatgggaccgaagctgtgataccggcagaggtagaaattccttcgctccggatcattgtcgaagcagagattgaagataacgagtgggttaagactcgattggaggaGTTGAccttgattgacgaaaaacgaaTGGTTGCGGTCTGTCAcaggcagttgtaccaacaaagaatggcccgtgcttacaacaagaaagtgcgacctaggaattttgaagtaggtcaatTGGTATTAAGGCacattcttccacatcaccaggaagcgaaaggaaaatttgctcctaattggaaaggtttgtacatcatcaggaagatattacCAAGAGGAGCGTTatatctgggtgatattgaaggaaatgatcctgacaCAGctgtgaatgcggatgcagtcaaaaggtactatgtctga